One Helicobacteraceae bacterium DNA segment encodes these proteins:
- a CDS encoding energy-coupling factor ABC transporter ATP-binding protein — protein MSCSLSIKNLALWRGETLLCESIDLSLAHKEKIAVIGHNGSGKTTLLETIAGLCPLKRGEIKVFDQDAIDLKNIGYLLQDSDDHFLAPIVEDDVAFSLLARGSDRKGAAEKTAEILSLLGIERLAKKIVYHLSGGEKKLVALAGVLIAEPKLLLLDEPTSALDYVAQLNVVEILKNLDISMIIVSHDREFLESIAHRFYALTPRELKPIDDYKAFITHSHDGLPPHIHSRAQI, from the coding sequence GTGAGCTGTTCGCTAAGCATAAAAAATCTCGCGCTTTGGCGCGGCGAAACCTTGTTGTGCGAGTCAATCGATCTAAGTCTCGCGCATAAAGAGAAGATCGCCGTGATCGGACACAACGGAAGCGGCAAAACCACGTTGCTAGAGACAATCGCCGGTCTTTGCCCGCTTAAACGCGGCGAGATCAAGGTTTTTGACCAAGACGCGATCGATCTAAAAAATATAGGCTATCTCTTGCAAGATAGCGACGATCATTTTCTAGCGCCGATCGTCGAGGACGACGTCGCGTTTTCGCTTCTTGCGCGAGGGAGCGATCGCAAAGGCGCCGCCGAAAAAACCGCCGAGATTTTATCTCTGCTTGGCATAGAGCGTCTGGCAAAAAAAATCGTCTATCATCTAAGCGGCGGAGAGAAAAAACTTGTCGCGCTCGCGGGCGTTTTGATAGCCGAACCCAAGTTGCTACTTCTGGACGAGCCGACGAGCGCGCTTGATTACGTCGCGCAGTTAAACGTAGTCGAGATACTGAAAAATCTGGATATTAGCATGATAATCGTTTCGCACGATCGGGAGTTTTTGGAGTCGATCGCGCATAGATTTTACGCGCTAACGCCGCGCGAATTAAAGCCAATTGACGACTACAAAGCGTTTATCACCCATAGCCACGACGGATTGCCGCCGCATATTCATTCGCGAGCGCAAATATAG
- a CDS encoding DUF4105 domain-containing protein codes for MTHNEGLLSSKGILAWKALLHYKGEASVIGAKSPFFISPKGYSDPIAELNLTIEAFKSDPDTQCKYPARLDFLLNNKMVDKSDLPAANCDDYQEYLRKVPFDRVYLVFAAEDHNAAESQMGHTILKIAGEDQNGVTREHSFSFMALLGESGNFTRYIRAIGSGTEGSYVLAPYSTIVETYTQKENRSLWEFELVLSEEAKDRLRKHLWELKETPINYQFVTHNCNTAIEAILTAADQSFIDNERLLFATPIEYLQLLEKRGLIKSVSVLPSAIDKAYFAQNKAFYPLEAPSASRVSIEGFDGGVRIGVMPNYRDIRSVSNASLVEFENKLIEVIARYENDEIKAENINLIVMKTISNFSVGGSSKIFRLGFEENAQNRLSPFFEWGRGIGLSLFDGAVIYVMPSAGFAYGKKANAFATIETGTIIRVGERAKFLADYTYFWDLDEDYRRFNGGLNARIIYAPSREYDIGLSYSKWFDTRDNADYIRDYDRDRIALSVSLYF; via the coding sequence TTGACGCATAACGAGGGTTTGCTTTCAAGTAAAGGGATTTTGGCGTGGAAGGCTTTGCTTCACTATAAAGGCGAGGCGAGCGTAATCGGCGCTAAAAGCCCTTTTTTTATATCTCCAAAAGGATATAGCGATCCGATCGCCGAATTAAACCTTACGATCGAAGCGTTTAAGAGCGATCCAGATACGCAATGCAAATATCCCGCCCGTTTAGATTTCTTGCTTAATAATAAAATGGTCGATAAAAGCGATCTGCCGGCGGCAAATTGCGACGATTATCAAGAGTATCTACGAAAAGTCCCATTCGATCGCGTCTATCTTGTTTTCGCCGCCGAAGATCATAACGCCGCCGAATCTCAAATGGGACATACGATCCTAAAGATCGCTGGCGAAGATCAAAACGGCGTTACGAGAGAACATAGTTTTAGCTTTATGGCGCTTTTAGGAGAAAGCGGCAACTTTACGCGCTATATAAGAGCGATAGGTAGCGGAACGGAAGGCTCTTACGTTTTAGCGCCCTACTCAACCATAGTAGAAACCTATACGCAAAAAGAGAACAGATCGCTTTGGGAGTTTGAGCTAGTTTTATCAGAGGAAGCCAAAGATCGCCTAAGAAAACATCTATGGGAGTTAAAAGAAACTCCGATCAACTATCAATTTGTTACGCATAACTGCAATACGGCGATAGAGGCGATCTTAACCGCCGCAGACCAAAGTTTCATCGATAACGAGCGCCTTCTTTTCGCAACGCCGATCGAATATTTGCAACTATTAGAAAAGCGCGGGCTGATCAAGAGCGTATCCGTTTTGCCAAGCGCGATCGATAAAGCCTATTTTGCGCAAAACAAAGCGTTCTATCCGCTTGAGGCTCCAAGCGCGAGTAGAGTATCGATAGAGGGTTTTGACGGAGGCGTTAGGATTGGCGTTATGCCAAACTACCGCGATATTCGATCGGTTTCAAACGCCTCGCTAGTCGAGTTTGAAAATAAACTGATCGAGGTTATAGCGCGTTACGAAAACGACGAAATAAAAGCGGAAAATATAAACCTAATCGTTATGAAAACGATCTCCAATTTTAGCGTCGGAGGATCGAGCAAGATATTTAGGTTGGGTTTTGAGGAAAACGCGCAAAATAGGCTCTCTCCTTTTTTTGAGTGGGGGCGCGGTATTGGTCTTTCCTTGTTTGACGGCGCGGTAATCTATGTTATGCCAAGCGCCGGCTTCGCCTACGGCAAAAAGGCGAACGCTTTCGCGACAATCGAAACGGGGACGATTATTAGAGTTGGGGAAAGAGCAAAGTTTCTTGCGGACTATACATACTTTTGGGATTTGGACGAGGATTATCGAAGGTTTAACGGCGGATTAAACGCGCGTATTATTTATGCGCCTTCGCGAGAATACGATATAGGTTTGTCTTATTCAAAATGGTTTGATACGAGAGATAACGCGGATTATATTCGCGACTATGATCGCGATCGGATAGCGCTTAGCGTTAGCCTCTATTTTTGA